One window of the Rhizobiaceae bacterium genome contains the following:
- a CDS encoding SDR family oxidoreductase, with protein sequence MAEPEIRKTIVLTGASRGIGHATVKRFSREGWRVITCSRQAFAENCPWPAGPEDHIKVDLSDPEDVGGAVAEIRHRLEENGGHLHALVNNAAISPKLEGGGRMNSIETPMHVWRDVFQVNFFAPIMLARGLFKELAAAQGSIVNVTSIVGSRVHPFAGTAYATSKAALASLTREMAGDFGPHGIRVNAIAPGEIDTAILSPGTEKIVETIPLRRLGKTSEVADTIYFLCSTQSSYVTGAEIHINGGQHV encoded by the coding sequence ATGGCCGAGCCGGAAATCAGGAAGACGATCGTTTTGACCGGCGCCAGCCGCGGCATCGGGCATGCGACGGTCAAGCGCTTCTCGCGCGAGGGCTGGCGGGTGATCACCTGCTCGCGTCAGGCCTTTGCCGAGAACTGCCCGTGGCCGGCCGGCCCGGAGGACCACATCAAGGTGGACCTTTCCGATCCCGAGGACGTCGGCGGCGCCGTTGCCGAGATTCGTCATCGGCTGGAGGAGAATGGCGGGCATCTCCACGCGCTGGTCAACAATGCCGCCATCTCGCCAAAGCTGGAGGGCGGCGGCCGCATGAACTCCATCGAGACGCCGATGCATGTCTGGCGCGACGTGTTCCAGGTGAATTTTTTCGCGCCCATCATGCTGGCGCGCGGCCTTTTCAAGGAACTGGCGGCGGCGCAGGGCTCCATCGTCAACGTCACCTCGATCGTCGGCAGCCGCGTGCATCCTTTCGCCGGCACGGCCTATGCCACGTCCAAGGCGGCGCTTGCCTCGCTGACGCGTGAGATGGCGGGGGATTTCGGGCCGCATGGCATCCGGGTCAACGCCATCGCGCCGGGCGAGATCGACACGGCGATCCTGTCGCCCGGCACGGAGAAGATTGTCGAGACGATCCCGCTCCGGCGTCTCGGCAAGACGTCGGAAGTCGCCGACACGATCTACTTTCTGTGCTCGACGCAGTCGAGCTACGTGACCGGCGCCGAAATCCACATCAATGGCGGCCAGCACGTCTGA
- a CDS encoding DUF934 domain-containing protein: protein MTETTLPSPRLWTPAGFREDEWSRADNAEALAGNGRFILPMQTFLDLDPEVRKSARARLGVELQPGDELKKITGLLDDLSLVALMFPAFSDGRSFSKAELLRSRHGFKDTIRATGEVLVDQLPHMLRLGFDEFEIKHPVLLRRLEAGQVGGLGFYYQPTGAPERAGEGYSWRRRPR from the coding sequence ATGACCGAGACGACCCTTCCTTCGCCCCGACTCTGGACCCCCGCCGGTTTTCGCGAGGACGAATGGAGCCGCGCCGACAACGCCGAGGCGCTGGCCGGAAACGGGCGCTTCATCCTGCCGATGCAGACTTTCCTCGATCTCGACCCGGAGGTCCGCAAATCGGCCCGGGCGCGGCTTGGCGTGGAGCTACAGCCGGGGGACGAACTGAAGAAGATCACCGGACTGCTGGACGATCTCTCTCTCGTCGCCCTGATGTTTCCGGCCTTCAGCGACGGACGCAGCTTCTCCAAGGCCGAACTGCTGCGCAGCCGCCACGGGTTCAAAGACACCATCCGCGCGACCGGAGAGGTGCTGGTCGATCAGCTTCCTCATATGCTGCGGCTCGGGTTTGACGAGTTCGAGATAAAACACCCCGTGCTTTTGAGGCGTCTCGAAGCAGGACAGGTGGGCGGATTGGGATTTTACTACCAGCCGACCGGCGCGCCGGAACGGGCTGGCGAGGGGTATTCATGGCGACGTCGCCCGCGGTGA
- a CDS encoding ribonuclease D, with protein sequence MTIRAHRHDLPDLSHYDVEAIAIDTETLGLNPHRDRLCVVQISPGDGSADVIQIAPGQRQAPNLVSLLANPAVTKIFHFGRFDLAVLYHAFGVMPEPVFCTKIASRLVRTYTDRHGLKDLTQEMLGISLSKAQQSSDWAAETLSPEQLEYAASDVLHLHRLRDALQKRLIRDGRVDEAAACFRFLPTRAKLDLMGWDEEDIFAHS encoded by the coding sequence GTGACCATCCGCGCCCACAGGCACGACCTGCCGGACCTGTCGCATTACGACGTCGAGGCGATCGCCATCGACACCGAGACGCTCGGCCTCAACCCGCATCGCGACCGGCTCTGCGTCGTGCAGATCTCGCCCGGCGACGGCTCCGCCGACGTCATCCAGATCGCGCCCGGTCAGAGGCAAGCGCCGAACCTCGTGTCGCTGCTCGCCAATCCGGCGGTCACGAAGATCTTCCATTTCGGTCGTTTCGACCTTGCGGTTCTTTATCATGCGTTCGGCGTCATGCCGGAGCCGGTGTTCTGCACCAAGATCGCCTCGCGTCTGGTGCGCACCTACACGGACCGCCACGGGCTGAAGGATCTGACGCAGGAGATGCTCGGCATCTCGCTGTCCAAGGCGCAGCAATCGTCGGACTGGGCGGCGGAAACCCTGTCGCCCGAGCAGCTCGAATACGCCGCTTCCGACGTGCTCCATCTTCACCGGCTGCGCGACGCCCTGCAGAAGCGGCTTATTCGCGACGGACGTGTTGACGAAGCGGCGGCGTGCTTCAGATTCCTCCCGACGCGCGCGAAGCTGGACCTCATGGGCTGGGACGAGGAAGACATCTTCGCCCATAGCTGA
- a CDS encoding phosphoadenylyl-sulfate reductase, which translates to MVPKSRQPDAGADASARALALDARYGQLAPQAVIETALAESFDGGLAAVSSFGADSAVLLHLIARVDRRLPVVFLDTGKHFGETLDYRDALVADLGLTDIRIVTPDEAALERADPKGLLHRTDTEACCAVRKVEPMARGVEPFGAWLTGRKRFQAATRAALPVFEAVGPRLRINPLARWTTADLAAYMRAHDLRENPLVAYGYLSIGCFPCTQPVKPGEDARSGRWAGQAKTECGIHLTGLDTALAAAPH; encoded by the coding sequence ATGGTGCCGAAGTCAAGGCAGCCTGATGCCGGCGCGGATGCGTCCGCGCGTGCCTTGGCGCTGGACGCCCGCTATGGCCAGCTGGCGCCGCAGGCCGTGATCGAGACGGCGTTGGCCGAGAGTTTTGACGGAGGCCTCGCGGCCGTCTCCTCGTTCGGCGCGGATTCAGCTGTGCTGCTGCATCTCATCGCCCGTGTCGACCGCCGCCTGCCGGTGGTCTTCCTCGACACAGGCAAGCATTTCGGCGAGACGCTGGACTATCGCGACGCGCTGGTGGCCGATCTCGGCCTCACCGACATCCGCATCGTCACGCCGGACGAAGCGGCGCTGGAGCGCGCCGACCCGAAAGGCCTCCTGCACCGGACCGATACGGAGGCCTGCTGCGCCGTGCGCAAGGTCGAGCCCATGGCGCGCGGTGTCGAGCCGTTCGGCGCGTGGCTGACGGGCCGCAAGCGCTTCCAGGCCGCAACGCGCGCGGCCTTGCCGGTCTTCGAGGCCGTCGGGCCGCGGCTGCGCATCAATCCGCTGGCGCGCTGGACGACAGCCGACCTCGCCGCCTATATGCGCGCGCACGACCTCCGCGAAAACCCGCTGGTTGCCTACGGCTATCTCTCGATCGGCTGTTTTCCCTGCACGCAGCCGGTCAAGCCGGGCGAAGATGCGCGTTCGGGACGCTGGGCGGGCCAGGCCAAGACCGAATGCGGCATCCATCTGACCGGTCTCGACACGGCTCTCGCGGCCGCGCCGCATTGA
- a CDS encoding nitrite/sulfite reductase, translated as MYRYDEFDQEFVKARVAEFSDQVERRLAGEITEDQFKPLRLMNGVYLQLHAYMLRIAVPYGTLSPKQLRMLAHIARKYDKGYGHFTTRQNIQFNWPALSDIPAILADLASVEMHALQTSGNCIRNVTADHFAGAAADEVADPRPYAEILRQWSSVHPEFSYLPRKFKIAVTGAERDRAAIQTHDIGLHLKKNGKGELGFAVYVGGGQGRTPMVAKKIRDFLPEEHLLSYCTAILRVYNLYGRRDNKYKARIKILVHETGVEEFSRQVEAEWAELETGQLKLPDEDIRAIETYFAPPDLPARPEGDDIVKQARLDSRSFGEWLDQNVITHRHPDYAAVTISLKGIGEAPGDASDSQMEAIADIAEKYGFDELRVSHEQNLILPHVARADLKTVYDALVEIDLATANSNLITDIIACPGLDYCALANARSIPVAQAISRRFGDLARQRDIGELKLKISGCINACGHHHVGHIGILGVEKKGAELYQVTLGGSGDESTSIGDIIGRGFGPDEITDAIETVVNTYLGLRLSRDERFLDAYRRVGPAPFKEALYGAEVKAA; from the coding sequence ATGTATCGTTACGATGAGTTCGACCAGGAGTTCGTGAAGGCCCGCGTCGCCGAATTCAGCGACCAGGTCGAGCGGCGGCTTGCCGGCGAGATCACGGAAGACCAGTTCAAGCCGCTCAGGCTGATGAACGGCGTCTACCTGCAGCTCCACGCCTACATGCTGCGCATCGCCGTTCCCTACGGCACGCTGAGCCCGAAGCAGCTTCGCATGCTGGCGCATATCGCCCGCAAGTACGACAAGGGCTACGGCCACTTCACCACGCGGCAGAACATCCAGTTCAACTGGCCGGCCCTATCCGACATACCGGCGATCCTCGCCGACCTCGCCTCGGTGGAGATGCATGCCCTCCAGACCTCCGGCAACTGCATCCGCAACGTGACGGCGGATCATTTCGCCGGCGCGGCCGCCGACGAGGTCGCCGACCCTCGCCCGTATGCGGAAATCTTGCGGCAGTGGTCGTCGGTGCACCCGGAATTCTCCTACCTGCCGCGCAAGTTCAAGATCGCCGTGACCGGCGCCGAGCGCGACCGCGCCGCGATCCAGACGCACGACATCGGCCTGCATCTGAAGAAGAACGGGAAGGGCGAGCTGGGCTTCGCCGTCTATGTCGGCGGCGGCCAGGGCCGCACGCCGATGGTCGCAAAAAAGATCCGCGACTTCCTGCCCGAGGAGCATCTGCTCTCGTACTGCACGGCGATCCTGCGCGTCTACAACCTCTATGGGCGGCGCGACAACAAGTACAAGGCCCGCATCAAGATTCTGGTCCACGAGACGGGCGTGGAGGAGTTTTCGCGACAGGTGGAGGCCGAATGGGCCGAACTGGAGACCGGCCAGCTCAAGCTGCCGGACGAGGACATCCGGGCGATCGAGACTTATTTCGCGCCGCCGGACCTGCCCGCGCGGCCGGAAGGCGACGACATCGTGAAACAGGCGAGGCTCGACTCGCGCTCCTTCGGCGAATGGCTCGACCAGAACGTCATCACCCACCGCCATCCCGATTATGCGGCCGTGACGATCTCGCTGAAGGGGATCGGCGAGGCGCCCGGCGACGCCTCTGACAGCCAGATGGAGGCCATCGCCGACATCGCCGAGAAATATGGCTTCGACGAGCTGCGGGTCAGTCACGAGCAGAACCTGATCCTGCCGCATGTCGCCCGCGCCGATCTGAAGACGGTCTACGACGCGCTGGTCGAGATCGATCTGGCCACGGCCAACTCGAACCTTATAACCGACATCATCGCCTGCCCCGGCCTCGACTATTGCGCGCTCGCCAATGCGCGCTCGATCCCGGTGGCGCAGGCGATCTCGCGGCGTTTCGGCGATCTCGCCCGCCAGCGCGACATCGGCGAGCTGAAGCTCAAGATTTCCGGCTGCATCAACGCCTGCGGCCATCACCATGTCGGCCATATCGGCATACTGGGAGTCGAGAAGAAGGGCGCGGAACTCTATCAGGTGACGCTCGGCGGCTCCGGCGACGAGAGCACGTCGATCGGTGACATCATCGGCCGGGGCTTCGGGCCGGACGAGATCACCGACGCAATCGAGACGGTGGTGAACACCTATCTCGGCCTGCGCCTGAGCCGCGACGAGCGGTTCCTCGACGCCTACCGCCGCGTCGGCCCCGCGCCGTTCAAGGAGGCGCTCTATGGTGCCGAAGTCAAGGCAGCCTGA
- the cysG gene encoding siroheme synthase CysG produces the protein MAFPDTKLNAFPVFFRVERSLVVIVGGGDEALAKARLLGQSSARIRIVAEHPEAALADWASSGGGELVRAPYAASALRGACLVFAATGDEGIDRAVSDDARALGIPVNAVDRPELCDFFTPAIVNRAPVCVAIGTEGAGPVLAQMIRGKIDQLLSPSLGRLATLAAAFRATAERLLPKGSQRRKFWNDFFEGAPARAMEIGHIEEAREAAAELLLRRTAVEGHVALVGAGPGAEDLLTLRAQRLLMQADVILYDALVPEAVVAMGRRDAERLPVGKRKGCHSKSQGEINGLLVSLGREGKRVVRLKSGDPLVFGRAGEEMQALRDAGVSYEVVPGVTSAFAAAADFELPLTLRGVTSSMVFTTGHDLKGGALPDWAKLAISGATVAVYMGRSVAADVAARLIEAGLSPDTAVAVVENASLPSSRRMHGTLTDLPSLSAREDLDGPVMTIIGDAVAGANFAHSEPLSALAAASTARTVEVRA, from the coding sequence ATGGCTTTCCCCGACACAAAGCTGAACGCGTTTCCGGTCTTCTTCCGGGTCGAGCGGTCGCTCGTCGTCATAGTCGGCGGCGGCGACGAGGCCCTGGCGAAGGCTCGTTTGCTGGGCCAGTCGAGCGCCCGCATCCGCATCGTCGCCGAGCATCCGGAAGCGGCTCTTGCCGACTGGGCGTCGTCCGGCGGCGGCGAGCTCGTCCGCGCGCCCTACGCGGCTTCGGCGCTTCGCGGCGCCTGCCTCGTCTTCGCCGCGACGGGCGACGAAGGCATCGATCGCGCCGTCTCTGACGACGCCCGCGCCCTCGGCATTCCGGTCAATGCCGTCGACCGGCCGGAATTGTGCGATTTCTTCACGCCGGCCATCGTCAACCGCGCGCCCGTCTGCGTGGCGATCGGCACGGAGGGCGCGGGGCCGGTGCTCGCCCAGATGATCCGGGGCAAGATCGACCAGCTTCTGTCGCCCTCGCTCGGACGGCTGGCGACGCTCGCGGCGGCGTTCCGCGCCACGGCCGAGCGCCTGCTTCCCAAGGGCAGCCAGCGCCGCAAGTTCTGGAACGATTTCTTCGAGGGTGCGCCCGCGCGCGCCATGGAAATCGGACATATCGAGGAAGCGCGGGAAGCTGCCGCCGAGCTGCTCCTGCGCCGGACCGCCGTCGAGGGCCATGTCGCGCTGGTCGGCGCCGGACCGGGCGCGGAGGATCTGCTGACGCTCAGGGCGCAGCGCCTGCTGATGCAGGCCGACGTGATCCTGTATGACGCGCTGGTTCCCGAGGCGGTCGTCGCCATGGGCCGGCGCGATGCCGAACGCTTGCCTGTCGGCAAGCGAAAAGGCTGCCATTCCAAAAGCCAGGGCGAGATCAACGGGCTGCTGGTTTCCCTCGGTCGGGAAGGCAAGCGTGTCGTCCGCCTGAAGTCGGGCGATCCGCTGGTGTTCGGCCGGGCCGGCGAGGAGATGCAGGCGTTGCGCGACGCGGGCGTCTCCTACGAGGTGGTGCCCGGCGTCACCTCCGCTTTCGCCGCGGCCGCCGATTTCGAGTTGCCGCTGACTCTGCGCGGCGTCACCTCCTCCATGGTCTTCACCACCGGCCACGACCTCAAGGGCGGCGCGCTCCCCGACTGGGCGAAGCTCGCTATCTCGGGCGCGACGGTCGCCGTCTATATGGGCCGCTCGGTCGCGGCCGACGTTGCTGCGCGGCTGATCGAGGCCGGGCTGTCGCCGGACACGGCCGTCGCCGTGGTCGAGAACGCCAGCCTGCCGTCCAGCCGCAGGATGCACGGGACGCTGACCGACCTGCCGTCGCTGTCGGCCCGGGAGGATCTCGACGGCCCGGTCATGACCATCATCGGCGATGCCGTCGCGGGGGCCAATTTCGCGCATTCCGAGCCGCTCTCCGCCCTCGCTGCCGCTTCGACGGCCCGCACCGTCGAGGTCCGCGCATGA
- a CDS encoding universal stress protein, translating to MVSKRLSRQAGHRRKFLAIIDDTPECERAVAYASRRARTTNGVLVLLFVIEPGDFQHFLGVEKIMREEATAAAKSALDHHAVRAREQHGIEPELVIREGKPAEEIHKLIEEDQDIAILVLAAGMGKEGPGPLVTAVAGKGTGFAIPVTVVPQGLSDEDIENLA from the coding sequence ATGGTTTCCAAACGTCTCAGCCGCCAAGCCGGCCATCGCCGCAAGTTCCTGGCGATCATCGACGATACGCCAGAGTGCGAGCGGGCTGTCGCCTATGCGTCGCGCCGCGCCAGGACGACGAACGGTGTTCTCGTTTTGCTCTTCGTCATCGAACCCGGCGACTTCCAGCATTTTCTGGGTGTGGAAAAGATCATGCGCGAGGAGGCGACGGCCGCGGCGAAATCCGCGCTCGACCATCATGCCGTGCGGGCTCGCGAACAGCACGGGATCGAGCCGGAACTCGTCATCCGCGAGGGCAAGCCTGCGGAGGAGATCCACAAGCTGATCGAGGAGGATCAGGACATCGCGATTCTCGTTCTCGCCGCCGGCATGGGTAAGGAAGGCCCGGGACCGCTGGTGACGGCTGTGGCCGGCAAGGGCACCGGCTTCGCCATTCCCGTCACCGTCGTACCGCAGGGGCTGAGCGACGAGGATATTGAGAATCTCGCCTGA
- a CDS encoding acyltransferase: protein MAKHRNNKLDALRGIAALIVVAHHVLHLCAPELVEVALRQPLRETATADWPGRLLASAVNGGIAVNIFFVLSGAVLMDSLRREGRIDASAAFRFTGRRIFRIFPALVLVIVVYALLSHLHVPSGVGWPFSLKEVVGNASLMNNGVIGVTWTLQTEMLMVPILLAIAWLRSIFGTIVLVAFVSWAQFCFYYGPPFGGYLLNVALTAFALGALIPTDMVAEACRKMPAKSLWFLMAGLVAARFYWSIDSGPALLATIVISTIIVALLYHDARADHPFERQGFRLLGRVSYSVYLVHVIVVYWPFSFYADFVGADRIAAHPFLFAALYCVYAIPVTVALSIASERHVERPFIHLGARLFPTAGRMARAAPQPQPAQ, encoded by the coding sequence ATGGCAAAGCATCGCAACAACAAGCTTGACGCTCTTCGCGGCATCGCGGCGCTGATCGTCGTCGCTCATCACGTACTCCATCTGTGCGCTCCCGAACTGGTCGAGGTCGCCCTCAGGCAGCCGCTCCGGGAAACCGCCACCGCCGACTGGCCGGGGCGCCTGCTGGCCTCGGCCGTGAACGGCGGGATCGCCGTCAACATCTTCTTCGTCCTGAGCGGCGCGGTGCTGATGGATTCCCTGCGGCGGGAAGGGCGTATCGACGCAAGCGCGGCGTTCCGTTTCACGGGGCGGCGCATATTCCGCATCTTTCCGGCGCTGGTTCTGGTCATCGTCGTCTATGCGCTGCTCAGCCATCTCCATGTGCCGTCCGGCGTGGGATGGCCCTTCAGCCTCAAGGAAGTCGTCGGGAACGCCTCGTTGATGAACAACGGCGTGATCGGCGTCACCTGGACGCTGCAGACGGAAATGCTGATGGTGCCGATCCTGCTCGCGATCGCCTGGCTGCGCTCGATCTTCGGTACGATCGTTCTGGTGGCGTTCGTGAGCTGGGCCCAGTTCTGCTTCTACTACGGCCCGCCCTTCGGAGGATACCTGCTCAACGTCGCGCTGACGGCCTTCGCGCTCGGCGCCTTGATACCCACCGACATGGTGGCGGAAGCATGCCGGAAAATGCCCGCCAAAAGCCTCTGGTTTCTGATGGCGGGCCTTGTCGCGGCGCGCTTCTACTGGTCGATCGACAGCGGGCCGGCGCTGCTCGCGACGATCGTCATCTCGACCATCATCGTCGCCCTCCTCTATCACGACGCCCGCGCCGACCATCCGTTCGAGCGTCAGGGTTTCCGGTTGCTCGGGCGGGTCAGCTACAGCGTCTATCTGGTGCACGTCATCGTGGTCTACTGGCCGTTCTCGTTCTATGCGGATTTTGTGGGCGCGGATCGCATCGCGGCCCACCCCTTTCTTTTCGCCGCGCTCTATTGCGTCTATGCGATTCCAGTGACGGTCGCCCTTTCCATCGCCTCCGAGCGCCATGTCGAGCGGCCTTTCATCCATCTCGGCGCACGGCTCTTCCCCACGGCGGGGCGGATGGCGAGGGCCGCGCCGCAGCCTCAGCCCGCTCAATAG
- a CDS encoding DUF2849 domain-containing protein translates to MKILTANRLSDGEAVWYAEDGRWSETIAGSALADDKEAEARLEAIGKAAYENNEVVDVNLIDVELTDDEIVPNRLRERIRAAGPTNRTDLGKQAEPGFHQAR, encoded by the coding sequence ATGAAGATTCTCACCGCCAACCGCCTGAGCGACGGCGAGGCCGTCTGGTACGCCGAGGACGGCCGCTGGTCGGAGACGATCGCGGGGTCGGCATTGGCCGACGACAAGGAGGCCGAAGCGCGGCTCGAGGCCATCGGCAAGGCCGCCTACGAGAACAACGAGGTGGTCGACGTCAACCTGATCGATGTCGAGCTGACCGATGACGAGATAGTGCCCAACCGACTGCGCGAGCGCATCCGCGCGGCAGGCCCCACCAACCGTACCGACCTAGGCAAGCAGGCCGAGCCCGGTTTCCACCAGGCGCGCTGA
- a CDS encoding host attachment family protein, producing MNGLRLKHGMWVVVADGEKALFFRNEGDASYPNLSVVKEMRDTSLDELDDDTDQRGRFNNGPSPHKSAMEETDVQRVAKERFADNIAERLYKMAHRGDLDGVVLVAPPLVLGEMRKKLHKEVEQKVVGELPKTLTHHPVSEIEKILTAA from the coding sequence ATGAACGGTCTGAGATTGAAGCACGGTATGTGGGTCGTGGTCGCCGACGGCGAGAAGGCCCTGTTCTTCCGCAACGAAGGCGACGCAAGCTATCCCAACCTCAGCGTCGTGAAGGAGATGCGCGACACCAGCCTCGACGAGCTGGACGATGACACCGATCAGCGAGGACGGTTCAACAACGGACCATCTCCCCACAAGAGCGCCATGGAGGAGACCGACGTGCAACGCGTGGCGAAGGAGCGCTTCGCCGACAATATCGCCGAAAGGCTGTACAAGATGGCGCATCGCGGCGATCTGGACGGCGTGGTGCTCGTCGCTCCTCCGCTGGTTCTCGGCGAGATGCGCAAGAAGCTGCACAAGGAAGTGGAGCAGAAGGTGGTGGGCGAGCTTCCCAAGACGCTGACCCATCACCCCGTGTCGGAGATCGAAAAAATCCTCACCGCGGCATGA
- the trpS gene encoding tryptophan--tRNA ligase, producing MSGFKQLVFSGVQPTGNLHLGNYLGAIKKFVALQQDNDCIYCVVDLHSLTAQLVHDDLQEQTRSITAAFLASGIDPQKHIVFNQSRVMQHAELAWIFNCVARIGWMNRMTQFKDKAGKDRENASLGLLAYPSLMAADILVYRATHVPVGEDQKQHLELTRDIAQKFNNDFSERIEALGLGVEMQVGDETVHGYFPITEPVIGGPAARIMSLRDGSKKMSKSDPSDLSRINLTDDADAISRKIKKAKTDPEALPSEVDGLEGRPEAENLVGIYAGLAEVSKEDVLREFGGQQFSIFKPALADLAVEKLAPIAGEMRRILADVAYVDSVLKNGGQRAGALAEATMRSVRDIIGLLQD from the coding sequence ATGTCCGGCTTCAAGCAGCTCGTCTTTTCGGGCGTCCAGCCCACAGGCAATCTCCATCTCGGCAACTATCTCGGCGCGATCAAGAAGTTTGTTGCGCTGCAGCAGGACAATGACTGCATCTACTGCGTCGTCGACCTGCACTCGCTGACGGCGCAGCTGGTTCACGACGACCTGCAGGAACAGACCCGCTCCATCACGGCGGCGTTCCTCGCTTCCGGCATCGACCCGCAGAAGCACATCGTCTTCAACCAGAGCCGGGTGATGCAGCACGCCGAGCTTGCCTGGATCTTCAACTGCGTCGCGCGCATCGGCTGGATGAACCGCATGACGCAGTTCAAGGACAAGGCCGGCAAGGACCGCGAGAACGCGTCGCTCGGCCTGCTCGCCTATCCGAGCCTGATGGCCGCGGACATCCTCGTCTACCGCGCCACCCATGTGCCGGTCGGCGAGGACCAGAAGCAGCACCTCGAACTGACTCGCGACATCGCCCAGAAGTTCAACAACGACTTTTCGGAGCGGATCGAGGCGCTGGGCCTCGGCGTCGAGATGCAGGTCGGCGACGAGACGGTGCATGGCTATTTCCCGATCACCGAGCCGGTGATCGGCGGCCCGGCCGCGCGCATCATGTCGCTGCGCGACGGCTCCAAGAAGATGTCGAAGTCGGACCCGTCCGACCTGTCGCGCATCAACCTCACCGACGATGCCGACGCGATCTCCAGGAAGATCAAGAAGGCGAAGACCGATCCGGAAGCCCTGCCTTCCGAGGTCGACGGGCTCGAAGGCCGACCGGAGGCGGAAAATCTCGTCGGCATCTATGCCGGGCTCGCCGAGGTCTCGAAGGAAGACGTGCTGCGGGAGTTCGGCGGCCAGCAGTTTTCCATTTTCAAGCCTGCGCTGGCCGATCTGGCGGTGGAGAAGCTGGCGCCGATCGCGGGCGAGATGCGCCGCATACTGGCCGACGTCGCCTATGTGGACAGCGTGTTGAAAAACGGTGGACAACGCGCCGGCGCGCTGGCCGAGGCGACAATGAGGTCGGTGCGCGACATTATCGGCCTGCTGCAGGACTGA
- a CDS encoding M20/M25/M40 family metallo-hydrolase, which translates to MAALAPVLDALDKNLDQSLARLFELVRIKSISTDPAFKDECRKAAEWLVADLKSIGFDASVRDTPGHPMVVAHHDGPAGSPHVLFYGHYDVQPVDPLELWHDDPFAPAIKTGETGRKIITGRGTADDKGQLMTFVEACRAYKEVHGTLPCRISILFEGEEESGSPSLKPFLDANAEELKADFAMVCDTGMWDAETPAICVGLRGLVGQEITIHAANRDLHSGEFGGAAANPIRILARVLADIHDENGRVTIPGFYDGVEETPSQILKSWEGLGETAESFLGPIGLSIPAGEKGRSVLELVWARPTAEFNGISGGYEGKGFKTVIAAKASAKVSFRLVHKQDPEKIDRAFQEFVRARIPADCSVEFHPHGGSPAIQLSYDSPFLVKAKSALTDEWGKDALTLAMGGSIPIVGDFQKFLGMESLMIGFGLSDDRIHSPNEKYELSSFHKGQRSWARVLDALTR; encoded by the coding sequence ATGGCAGCACTCGCCCCCGTCCTCGACGCGCTGGACAAGAATCTCGACCAAAGCCTCGCGCGGCTGTTCGAGCTCGTGCGCATCAAGTCGATCTCCACCGATCCCGCGTTCAAGGACGAATGCCGCAAGGCCGCCGAGTGGCTCGTGGCCGATCTGAAGAGCATCGGTTTCGACGCCAGCGTTCGCGATACGCCCGGGCATCCGATGGTGGTGGCGCATCACGACGGTCCGGCCGGTTCGCCGCATGTGCTGTTCTATGGCCACTACGACGTGCAGCCGGTCGATCCGCTGGAGCTCTGGCACGACGATCCGTTCGCACCGGCGATCAAGACCGGCGAGACGGGCCGCAAGATCATCACGGGCCGCGGCACGGCCGACGACAAGGGCCAGCTGATGACCTTCGTCGAGGCCTGCCGGGCCTACAAGGAGGTGCATGGCACTCTGCCGTGCCGCATCTCCATCCTGTTCGAGGGCGAGGAAGAATCAGGCTCGCCGTCGCTGAAACCATTCCTCGACGCCAATGCCGAAGAACTGAAGGCGGATTTCGCCATGGTCTGCGACACCGGCATGTGGGACGCCGAGACCCCGGCCATCTGCGTCGGCCTGCGCGGGCTCGTCGGACAGGAGATCACCATCCACGCCGCCAACCGCGATCTGCATTCCGGCGAGTTCGGCGGTGCGGCCGCCAATCCGATCCGCATCCTCGCCAGGGTATTGGCCGACATCCATGACGAAAACGGCCGCGTGACCATTCCGGGCTTCTACGATGGCGTCGAGGAGACCCCGTCGCAGATCCTGAAGTCCTGGGAGGGCCTCGGCGAGACGGCGGAAAGCTTCCTCGGGCCGATCGGCCTCTCCATCCCCGCGGGGGAAAAGGGCCGTTCGGTTCTGGAGCTGGTCTGGGCGCGTCCGACGGCGGAGTTCAACGGCATCTCCGGCGGCTATGAGGGCAAGGGCTTCAAGACCGTCATCGCCGCGAAGGCATCTGCGAAAGTCTCCTTCCGCCTCGTCCACAAGCAGGACCCGGAGAAGATCGATCGGGCTTTCCAGGAATTCGTCAGGGCGCGCATCCCTGCCGACTGTTCCGTCGAGTTCCATCCGCATGGCGGCTCGCCGGCCATCCAGCTTTCCTACGACTCGCCCTTTCTGGTGAAGGCGAAGTCTGCCCTGACCGACGAATGGGGCAAGGATGCGCTGACGCTCGCCATGGGCGGCTCGATACCGATCGTGGGCGATTTCCAGAAGTTTCTCGGCATGGAATCGCTGATGATCGGCTTCGGCCTTTCAGACGACCGCATCCATTCGCCCAACGAGAAATACGAACTGTCGTCCTTCCACAAGGGCCAGCGCTCCTGGGCCCGCGTCCTCGACGCGCTGACCAGGTGA